ttaaagtcagtcatcACATGACCCAGCTAATTAAAGGACAAACTTCAGTCTTCCTTTtatctcaaaaattcttgaaagagtagttgtaaaACACCCAATCATTCATTTGCAGAggaattgtttattttaagtcAGGATTCAGAATTATGATAAAGAAACAGCAATAGTGGAGGTCAGAAATGACCTTCCTATGGCCTCTCCCATTGGGCTTATGTCCATGCTTGTCCTGTTAGAATATTAGAAtagaatattttattacagagaCTAGAACATGCCGTAGGTATTAAAGGTACTGCAATGCGGTGGTTTGAGTTATAGGTATCTGATTGTTGagtttttattgtattatattGGTTTGGCACTATATTACTGTAgatgaaatgtatttgaattTCTCACTGTGTAATGATTGACTTCAGTTGCTTTGGAAACGGCCTTACAacccaataataataattcttctCTACAATCATTGCTTATGTCTTTCCAGCTACTATCAAAACTTCTGTTACacctgctgatgatcagttaatcaagtgcatttaatTAGTAGCATCTTACTgttacttaccctcttaattcctatctAAGCAGAAAGGGTGCACTTGATTTTTCACGTCTGTATAGAGTCATGCAAAAACGTTCTTTTTCACATCACTGCATATGCATTTAGTTGTTTGAATGTCAACCGTTGCTTCATATAGATATCCTCGTGTTAATAAGCCAAGTATCCCTCACACTCTCACCCCATGAATCGTTTAGCTtagcgggttttttttttttggtttttttccaacagttattctttttttttttttcttgtttgcagtgaATCCCTGTTGCTACTACCCTTGTCAACATGCAGGAGTGTGCGTGCGATTTGGTACAGACAGTTTCAAATGTGACTGCACTCGCACTGGCTTTTATGGAGACAACTGCACTATTCGTGAGtacaaaaaaattttaaaaactgagcaagTTGATCTGGAGTACCAAGCTAACCCTTTATCTTAGTTTTGTTTACATAATCCTATCTGTGCACAGCTATGATAGATAAGTCAAAAGGAAGCACTCATGAGTAACTAGATAAAAGAGCTGGTGTTTTGCATTTAGAAACCGTCCTCTCAATATTTGTCTTTGGTTGAGATGAGTAGGGTTAGGTTTTGTGTGAAGGGAGGAGACCAGAgtcactgaaaaaacaaaatgcaaaacctGTTTGTTAAGCGATTCTTACTGATATTTATCAAAGTTTTTAGTTGGCATGCATGTGTCACATTCGGAAACATCAATTCGAAATTACCTAATTAGGTTATTTCATAATAGGTTTTAGCACCACTTTCAAAATGTCAACTGCAATGCTTAGATTTTATGAAAGTTGTTTTAGAGATAAATTTTTGGCTAAACCTGCTACATGTgatgaataaagaaaacaaatgccgttatgttcagttatacatatacatttatttgtttccCATTAATACAGGCATTAGTGATATATTTATAAATGGCTTACAATTGGCATTTAAAGgatgaaaaactgttttttcttgatttttttaaaaaaaaaaaatttatgtgTAGCGGAGTTTTGGACCAGAATTCGACTCATGCTGAAGCCCAGTCCTTCCGTGACTCACTTCATCCTTACTCACTTCCCGTGGTTTTGGAGCCTGATAAACAACTCTTTCCTACGTGACACCTTCATGAGATTAGTGTTGACAGGTAGGTGAAATGAATAAACATTCTTAAATGAGTTACTCAGTCAGCAGACTATAAGATGTTTAGATAATTCATTTATCAATGAGAAGGTCCCAGAAAATCTCATGACACATAAAACTCATTCGAAATTCATGTTATAGGGATTTGACAATTTCCTATTTCCAGATAAACAGCTGCAAATAACAAAGCCTGCAAGATATAAGAAGAGTTCATAAAGCTAAATTTATGTATCTAATAAAGATATTTTACTTATGACTTTGACATTTATTCCTAAAGCCAGGAGTGACCTTATTCCAAGCCCTCCCACCTACAATACCAAATATGGATACATTAACTGGGAGTCCTACTCTAATATCTCCTACTACACTCGGATCCTTCCTCCTATACCTGAAGACTGTCCTTTGCCCATGGGTGCTAAAGGTGAGACCTACACAGCTAAAGAGACATAACTGTGTTTCTGTGGAAAGCTTCAAGAGCTTCTTTCTCTGCAGGTAAACCTGTTCTTCCTGATGCCAAAGTCTTGGTTGAGAGGTTTTTCAAGAGACAGAAGTTTAGGCCAGATCCTCAGGGAACCAATTTGATGTTTGCCTTTATGGCTCAACACTTCACGCACCAGTTCTTCAAGACAGACCATAAAGTTCAGGGGGGCTTCACCAAGGGTTTGGGGCATGGTGTGAGTTTCTGACATTCTGCATAACAAAGATGTGTGTTGTACATCATTTCATTACACGAAATGtaagccttttttccccttttttttttttacccacacAGGTAGACGCAAGCAACATCTATGGAGAAGATCTCATGAGACAACATCAACTTCGGCTTCATAAAGATGGAAAGCTGAAGTATCAGGTGTGTCTGACATAGCTGCATATAAACACTAAAGGGAGAACCTTATTATAAAAAGTTAGAGAGAACAAAGAAAGTGCTTGAGCTTTCTTGCATACATAATTAGTATGACTAGCTAAATGCATATACCTATCTACAAACCTGTAAACACTGTCATATACATTCATAGTTATATACTCACAGTTAAATACTTTCATTTAGAAAAAAGACTTGAAGGAAAGCAAAAACCTATTTAGCTTAGTTTTTTAATCAACTTCCAATAATACTTGAACAGGAATACCATTGTTTCCATATTGTGGAACTTCTCTGTGTTCATAGTTTCATCAATTTTGATGAAATCTCCAAAACATACAAATCTACATTTTTTAGATTTCTGAGTCTCGTCCTTTTTAAGGTGAAAATCTGTCAGCCTTATATGTTAGAAAATTAGACAGTGGGTTTTGAGTCTTACACTTTTGAATTTAGGTGGTTAGAGTGAGCATAACATCAAAGATGAGATTTACACTGTCACCGTGAGAACCATGACCACCCACAGTCTTGGAAATTAATCTGATCTAATGTACCAGACAAGCAAACATTTTCTTCCAAATGCTGAACTTATTAACTCCAGTCagtcatatttatttttcaaataaaaagtttaaaaaagtaatACCTGTAAGTTTTCAGCAATATCTTGTAAGGTTTGTACCTAATACGGGTATCATACTACATCCAAATTTACCTCCTCATCTTTAAGAAAACTCTCCAGAGCTCTGTGTTGTATATGTTCACTGAGTCAGATATAGATTGCTTGCACTTCCTGCAGCATGTTAACTTGTGAGAACATCGTGTTGGATTTTCTAGATGCCTGTGGTAAGtggttgaaaaacaaaacttcaaTAGGTAACAATTTTTTCACTGCCACCGTATCAGCATGTCTTCAGAACAGTTTAAGAAGTCTCTTTCTTTTGCCCATCTTAATCTAACAGGCTGATGTTGTTGCTTTACAAATATAGTTCAtcagatatttgtttttgttttctttttttttaaattttacatgaATTCCACTAGTATTAATTAATGTCAGTTTCTTTAATATAGTCAGTTAACATAGTAAAGAAATCACTGAAATTAACTCCTCTTCCACAGCTGGTAAATGGTGAGGTGTACCCTCCTACAGTGTCTGAGGTCCCAGTACACATGGTGTATCCTGAAAACATCCCAGCAGACAAGCGTCTGGCCATCGGTCAGGAGGTATTTGGCATCCTGCCGGGTCTAACCATGTATGCCACCATATGGCTGCGGGAACATAACAGAGTCTGTGACATCCTAAAGGCAGAACATCCCACCTGGGATGATGAGCAGCTTTTCCAGACAGCCAGACTCATCATTATTGGTGagtaaaagtaaatatttaatcagagaatgactgaaacacacaaagTAAGTGAAACACAGTAAATTCAAAACGCTAGTCTTTTCACTTTTTGTACATCTTTATCACTACTTGTCTATGCGTTGAtatctttagtttttttgtttcttttttggctACAGCGGTAAATTGGCTACAGTTTGTGACCAGTGGTGAACTGCCGCTGGTAAAACAGACTGATATGAAGTTTTCTGCAGACATTCATAGCTAAATGTCCTAAATGGCTCTGCTTGAGTCTAATTGAATCAGTTGAATATTTTGCAATTCTGTACAGCCTGGATGAAGCACTTGAATGAAAGGTTATATTTTAGCTTGTCATTTTAGGGACTATGCAAAGTAATTATCACTTGTCTACGTTAAGTCAAAATGTTAAGTCAAACCTAATTTATACCATAAtttatgtatataaatattattgtgTCATCAATTTTATTACTTGAGCAGGATTATGATTTTACTTGAGCGAAAGGGCCACACACCAAAACAGTTACTCAGCACAAAACATATTTCAGGCTCTTGGCCAGTACATTTTTCATATGATACATATGTATTAAGATAAAAGGCCACATATGAGCTTGGGTGTTTTCTGATTCAATTCTGAGGCATAAATCAGAAAAATGTCCATATACTCTCAGTATACAACAAAAGGCAGGTTTAAGAGTTATTTTAATGTGTATTAAAGTCATTTGCAGTGTCCTGTTTATGGCAGTGCCTCACCCTTAGAGCTTTGAAGTTTGAGGTTGTAAATTTAAAGGTTTGTGCTCTGCTTTGAGAAGGTGATGCCACGATCACTACGTGTGCACGGTTGCTGTTCTTTTTCTGGCTTTGTTTGATGTGTCTGCTGATCGCTGTTTTGTTGTTCAAACCACAGAAGACGCCACCAGACGCTCAGTATTTGCCCATTTATTCACCAACAAACCACTCATGAATTTGACACTGTTCACTGTTTCAGTGTTTCGTTAATTACTAAACATGAagataaataatattatttttccACAAATCTAAGCTAATTTTTGTATTTCACCCACAGGTGAGATCATCAACATTATAATAGAAGAGTATGTGCAGCACCTGAGTGGCTACATGCTGGACTTGAAGTTTGATCCGTCCCTGCTCTTCAATACACGTTTCCAGTACAGCAATCGAATCGCCCTGGAGTTCTGCCACCTCTACCACTGGCACCCTCTGATGCCCGACAGCATTGTCATAGAGGGAGAGGAAATACCATACTCTCAGTTTTTATACAACACATCCCTCCTGATGCATTACGGGGTGGAAAGGCTGGTGGACGCATTCTCTCGACAGATTGCAGGACAGGTAACAGAATTATAGAAGTCAGAAAACGGGAAACGGGGACGTGTATATTTTTACCATTGCATAACGGCAATGCTGTCAATCAGTTAACAGAAAGCAACACCATGAGCCTCATATACTTTATcgttttataaataaagataaagcaCACTGTATGATAACAATAATCATCGGTTCTCACTGTGTTATGAAACTACAGCTACTTATGACAGATGATGCAGTGCAATTCATTTTCACAAACACTGAATGTCTACATTTCGTAACTCACAATTACTTCCTAAAATGAGATTAGTAATAATGCTATCAAGTTATGTCTTTTAGCAGCATTAGATTAATGCAAAGTGGTATAGTACTTCTGTTTGTTGCAAGGCTGAGAACGTGTTGCAAGCTGTCATGGAACAGCAGAGTTTGTCACTCACTGCtcatgaaaaaacatttttgtggcTTATATTCACACTTTTAGATAGGAGGAGGTCACAACTCTCATCAAGTGGTGCTTAAGGTTGCAGAAATGGTCATCAGAGAATCCAGAGCTACACGTGTGCAGCCTTTCAATGAATATAGGAAGAGGTTTAACCTGAAGCCTTACACATCCTTTGATGAATTAACTGGTAAGTTAAAGAAATATGAACACATGCATGCTCCCTTTGTTACTCATTACACATATGTGACACAAAATGCAatatatgcatgcatgcattttCCTCAACCACACAGCAGCATAGCACATGTGTGTAAA
This region of Pelmatolapia mariae isolate MD_Pm_ZW linkage group LG12, Pm_UMD_F_2, whole genome shotgun sequence genomic DNA includes:
- the ptgs1 gene encoding prostaglandin G/H synthase 1; this translates as MKAFGIFIWVFITLLLLLLLESSSCAGDSSVVNPCCYYPCQHAGVCVRFGTDSFKCDCTRTGFYGDNCTIPEFWTRIRLMLKPSPSVTHFILTHFPWFWSLINNSFLRDTFMRLVLTARSDLIPSPPTYNTKYGYINWESYSNISYYTRILPPIPEDCPLPMGAKGKPVLPDAKVLVERFFKRQKFRPDPQGTNLMFAFMAQHFTHQFFKTDHKVQGGFTKGLGHGVDASNIYGEDLMRQHQLRLHKDGKLKYQLVNGEVYPPTVSEVPVHMVYPENIPADKRLAIGQEVFGILPGLTMYATIWLREHNRVCDILKAEHPTWDDEQLFQTARLIIIGEIINIIIEEYVQHLSGYMLDLKFDPSLLFNTRFQYSNRIALEFCHLYHWHPLMPDSIVIEGEEIPYSQFLYNTSLLMHYGVERLVDAFSRQIAGQIGGGHNSHQVVLKVAEMVIRESRATRVQPFNEYRKRFNLKPYTSFDELTDNTEIARGLEELYGDIDALEFYPGIMLEKTRANAIFGESMVEMGAPFSLKGLLGNPICSPQYWKPSTFGGETGFNIVKTATLKKLVCLNSKWCPYVDFHVPRNEDEAKPRKPSTEL